The Triticum dicoccoides isolate Atlit2015 ecotype Zavitan chromosome 6A, WEW_v2.0, whole genome shotgun sequence genome has a window encoding:
- the LOC119317187 gene encoding uncharacterized protein LOC119317187: MAAMARSTRSVATERAYHHFAPASTRGLMGYPATAGGPVTADEFDESDVWGSFNPGEEAEQPARSGAELPRVRAVPVARPGRKTKPVDRAGGGGAAHGSLPVAIPDWSKILGGEYQGHQAGDWELDDADDEDVEGAPVVPPHELASRRRAASLSVNDGMGVGRMLKVRDAVWKKTGFQA, translated from the coding sequence ATGGCCGCAATGGCGAGGAGCACGCGGTCGGTGGCGACGGAGCGCGCGTACCACCACTTCGCGCCGGCGTCGACGCGCGGCCTCATGGGGTACCCGGCCACGGCAGGCGGCCCCGTCACGGCCGACGAGTTCGACGAGTCAGACGTCTGGGGGTCGTTCAACCCGGGAGAGGAGGCCGAACAACCGGCAAGGTCGGGTGCCGAGCTACCCCGGGTCCGTGCAGTCCCGGTTGCCCGTCCCGGGAGGAAGACGAAGCCGGTGGACAGGGCCGGCGGGGGCGGCGCCGCGCACGGGTCGCTGCCCGTGGCCATACCGGACTGGTCCAAGATCCTTGGGGGCGAGTACCAGGGGCACCAGGCCGGGGACTGGGAGCTGGACGACGCGGACGACGAGGACGTCGAGGGCGCCCCGGTGGTGCCGCCGCACGAGCTGGCGTCGCGGCGCCGTGCCGCATCGCTGTCGGTGAACGATGGGATGGGGGTCGGCAGGATGCTCAAGGTCCGGGACGCGGTCTGGAAGAAGACGGGGTTCCAGGCCTGA